ATAACTTTCACGATGTACACGACCGACTTCCCACGGGTGCCCGCGATGGCGCCGGCTCATCGTATGCCTGCTGTAATGCTCAAGAACGAGCCGGCTGGAGTTGGCTCTACCACATTCTGCCCTACATGGAGCAGTCGAACGTGTATGAACTGGGAACGGATGCCGATCCTGTGGGAACCTATCCGCTCGTTGGCCGAACAGGAATCAAATCCTATTACTGCCCTTCCCGTCGTAAGCCGACCTCTTATGGTAGTGGTTATTATCGCAGCGACTATGCCGGCAATGGGGGACAGCGAGAGGGCGGGATTACTTCGACTCTCAGCCTTGGTCAGCGGGGCGTGGTTGTGCGAACTGATTCACGTGAAATTCGCATCAACGATATCAAAGATGGTGCCTCGAACACGATCATGGTGGCGGAGAAAGCATTGCATCCGGATCGACATGGACAAGATGGCGGCGACAACGAACCCTGGGTCAATGCTGGCTGGGACGAATGTGTCATCCGCCATGGAGCCGGTAAGAATAGTGCAGGCGTGGAATATGGTTTAACCCCGCTCTACGATACTGATGCTCCCACTAACACGGTCGCCGTGGTTGATAAAGGGGGCGTCAGCTGGACGAACTGGCATCCCTTCTTCGGCTCAGCCCATCAGGGCGGCATGAACGCCTGCCTGGCCGATGGCTCGGTACGACTCATCAGCTACAACATCGACGGCGAAATCATGCGTCGCATCAGCCTGACGAATGACCGCGAGTCTGTTGGTGAGTATTAAGCAGCATTAATTTCGAACAGGCTCCGTAATTTTCGATCGTGAACTCGCAGGGTAACCAACATTCCTCCGGAATCGAAGGTTGCCCTGCGGTTAACGGAGCTGTTCCCTTATCTTTTTTCATCCACCTGTTCTTACTTAGATCTCATCAAGAGGAATTCCCATGAAACTGTTGTCATATCGTCTATTACTTCTCGCTCTGTGCCTGCTTCCCGGCTGTGGTTCCGGAGACGAATCCTTAGATTCCGGTGAAATCACATCCGAGGTCAAAAGCGAAATGGAAAAGGAAAAAGAAGAAGTCTTCGCCGCCGAATCAGCCAACCGTGAACAGCAGGCGAAACAGGCGAAGGGGAAGAAATAGCATTGTTCAGATTAGACAAAACCCAGGTAGCGTTTATTTATTGGTTTTGTATGTGATTCCCAGGACCGCAACCTAACCCAGTTCGATTTTAACCGCGGCTAACGCTGTGCGGCTGATTTTGTTTTTGGGACTTTGCCAGCCGGAATGACTTATTAGCCGAAGGGCGTTAGCCCCGGTTTCTCCCAATTTACAAATACGAATTCGAGTTAAGAAACACTACCTAGGCAATAGCGGCTGCGTAACGATCCATGATGCGTTTTTCCTCGAGTGCCTGCAAGCGTGGTAAAGCCTGTTGGTAGAGGGCTTCGGCTTTTTCTGTTTCGCCAAGTTCGGCAGTTGCGATTGCCTGATAGGCTCTGCAAATATCGATTGTTAGCTGCAGCGCAGGCTCGTCTGCTGCCAAAGGGATCATACCGTTTTGACAGACGAGAAAATGGGCTTCTGCTTCTCGATACTGCCCCCGGGATAATTCGAGGAAGCCATAATAGTGATACCAGAACAGTTCCACCAGATCACTCAAATGTTGCTGTTTTGTACTCTCAAGCAACTGAGTTGCCAACTCGATATCTGAATCTGAACCATACTTGAGAATCGCGTAAGCATAGTCGATTTTTACGGTCGGGTTCTCTGGTGCTTCTTCATAGGCAAGACGCAAGCATTCGATGACCTGTGGAAATTGTTTCCCGACCTCAAATAAATCGGCTAATCGTTCGAAATACATCCAACGAGGTATTTCGGGGGAATCTAAGAAGGGTTGCATCAATGCCAGCCCTTCCTCACTTCTCCCTAAACCAGCCAATGCACATGCTTCACGCATTGAAAGTTCATACTCCGGCACGATGCCTCTTAGTCCGGGAATGCGATCAAGCGTCTCTTGCCAACGCCCCCAGAAACAAGCATCAATCATCTTTTTGTATTTGATTGCTGGTGATAAATAACTCGCACAGAAACAGGCAATAATTGAGATTCCAATTAGAACATAGTCAAAGTATTTCAGCCCTGATCTTTCTCCCCACCTGAAAAGCACCAGAATCGTCATCAAGAGGAGCGACCACTGATATTGACGAAAATTCTTTTTCACCAGAAAGAGAAAATTGTCGAATTTTGAAAGATACCGCATTTCGACCAGTTCTGCTGGTGTGAAACTTTTTTCCACATCAGCATTCGGGGGAAACAGGGCATTCGTAACAGCAAAGACATCATCGTCGTGCAGGACGATGTCCGTGAACCCCAGAGACTCATGTTTCTCACAGGCTTCCTGTGCGGTTTCCGCTTCGACGCGATGAGTTTCGCGATTGCCAGTTTTATCGGTTGCGGTGATTAGAAAAACTGGCATGCGTTTTACTCCGGAATTAGGCGACGTGAGAATGCTTGACCATGAAGAAGCGATTCGATACATCCTCTCATCAAACCACGATCAAGTCTAACCTGAATGATTTTCTGAGTGAACGATATTCATCACAATTTATAGATCTCGCTTGAAGAAATTTCTTATTTTAAGAACAGGTTAAGCCGTCACCACGAGATCCTTCTTTTCAATGGAAACGTGTCCCGATTTTCTAAAAGGGCGCGGCATGGGTTGGGCTTTGCCGTTGGCGTCGATCGTGCGGCAGCGGAGCGTATATTTCCCTGCCGGTAAGCCGGGCATCAGAATCGCCCAGTGTGCTTTCATCAATGGCATCGGCCATGCGTTGGGTTTTCCGGTTTTGTTGTCGAAGCCGATGGTTTCGGGCGGAATTTTGTGATCGGGTAGATCGCCGCCCCATTGATCGGAAGCCGGTGCAGACAGGATTTCCGCATCGATCCAGGGCGCGGTGGTGAAGTATTTATCATCGTCGGGTAAACTCTCGCCATTCTTTTGAATCCAGACCTGAACTTTCGCCAATCCTGCAGTGCCCGATTGGGCATAGCCGGTAATCGGAATCGGCTGAAGCGGTTTGACCTGTTTGGGGCAGGAGAGCGTGGACGCGAACGTTTTCAGAGTGCTGTCGATGTCATTATTCCCGTTAGCATAGGTATCGTTAGCGTGAAACAAATTGGAAAAATAAACGTGAGTCAGCCATTTCACATTTTTGAATCCGTATGATTCGGGAACCACCATCCGCACGGGCGCACCACGTTCCGGGCTCAGCCAC
This genomic interval from Gimesia alba contains the following:
- a CDS encoding DUF1559 domain-containing protein, encoding MMTLRPFSSPASGALKHSSKRRRGFTLIELLVVIAIIAILIALLLPAVQQAREAARRTQCKNNLKQIGLAFHNFHDVHDRLPTGARDGAGSSYACCNAQERAGWSWLYHILPYMEQSNVYELGTDADPVGTYPLVGRTGIKSYYCPSRRKPTSYGSGYYRSDYAGNGGQREGGITSTLSLGQRGVVVRTDSREIRINDIKDGASNTIMVAEKALHPDRHGQDGGDNEPWVNAGWDECVIRHGAGKNSAGVEYGLTPLYDTDAPTNTVAVVDKGGVSWTNWHPFFGSAHQGGMNACLADGSVRLISYNIDGEIMRRISLTNDRESVGEY
- a CDS encoding tetratricopeptide repeat protein; translation: MPVFLITATDKTGNRETHRVEAETAQEACEKHESLGFTDIVLHDDDVFAVTNALFPPNADVEKSFTPAELVEMRYLSKFDNFLFLVKKNFRQYQWSLLLMTILVLFRWGERSGLKYFDYVLIGISIIACFCASYLSPAIKYKKMIDACFWGRWQETLDRIPGLRGIVPEYELSMREACALAGLGRSEEGLALMQPFLDSPEIPRWMYFERLADLFEVGKQFPQVIECLRLAYEEAPENPTVKIDYAYAILKYGSDSDIELATQLLESTKQQHLSDLVELFWYHYYGFLELSRGQYREAEAHFLVCQNGMIPLAADEPALQLTIDICRAYQAIATAELGETEKAEALYQQALPRLQALEEKRIMDRYAAAIA